The proteins below come from a single Natrinema sp. SYSU A 869 genomic window:
- a CDS encoding putative sulfate/molybdate transporter, whose amino-acid sequence MAYSFRSRTDSDLEFSANELAGALGDSVTVLPLLVALGATTSVSLSHVLVGFGVFQIVWGVYYGLPLSVEPMKALIGLAIVGTLSYAELAAAGLLAGGALLAVGQLGLVGRLQRVVGEPVIRGVQLAVALLLLEAAVDLSIGNPPVAAGGLAVVGLLALAGYREASVLVVLGLGAVAAVAMAGVPTPTVPELTAFPAGSPSFSGAALKGTVAQLGMTVGNAAIATALLCGDLYDRDISADALSTSMGITCLTAIPLGGVPMCHGSGGLAGKYAFGARTGGANVLLGIGYLALALVAAGAVLTAFPMAILGVLLVVVALELARAAFAPVDDRRSLALVAAVGVVGLLGNVGVAFVLGTVAFWLLSRRS is encoded by the coding sequence ATGGCGTACTCGTTCCGGTCACGGACCGATTCCGACCTCGAGTTCTCCGCGAACGAACTCGCGGGTGCGCTAGGTGATTCGGTTACTGTCCTGCCGCTACTCGTAGCGCTGGGGGCGACGACGAGCGTCTCGCTATCCCACGTGCTGGTCGGCTTCGGCGTCTTCCAGATCGTCTGGGGAGTGTACTACGGGCTGCCGCTCTCGGTCGAACCGATGAAGGCCCTGATCGGGCTGGCCATCGTCGGGACATTGTCGTACGCCGAACTCGCCGCCGCCGGATTGCTCGCCGGCGGCGCTCTCCTCGCAGTCGGGCAACTGGGGCTCGTCGGTCGTCTTCAGCGGGTAGTCGGCGAGCCGGTCATCCGCGGCGTGCAACTCGCCGTGGCCTTGCTCTTGCTCGAGGCGGCCGTCGACCTCTCGATCGGGAACCCGCCGGTAGCGGCGGGCGGGCTCGCCGTGGTCGGCTTGCTGGCGCTCGCGGGCTACCGGGAGGCAAGCGTGCTGGTCGTGCTCGGGCTCGGCGCAGTTGCGGCCGTCGCGATGGCCGGCGTTCCGACGCCGACGGTTCCGGAACTCACGGCCTTCCCCGCCGGGTCGCCGTCGTTCAGCGGGGCCGCGCTCAAGGGGACCGTCGCCCAGTTGGGGATGACGGTCGGCAACGCCGCAATCGCGACCGCCCTGCTCTGTGGCGATCTCTACGACCGGGATATTTCGGCGGACGCGCTCTCGACGAGCATGGGCATCACCTGCCTCACGGCGATCCCGCTGGGTGGCGTGCCGATGTGTCACGGAAGCGGCGGCCTCGCCGGGAAGTACGCTTTCGGCGCGCGAACCGGCGGCGCGAACGTGCTGCTGGGGATCGGCTACCTCGCGCTCGCGTTGGTCGCCGCTGGGGCCGTACTCACCGCCTTCCCGATGGCGATTCTGGGAGTCCTGCTCGTCGTCGTCGCACTCGAGTTGGCTCGCGCGGCGTTCGCACCCGTCGACGATCGCCGGTCGCTTGCACTCGTCGCCGCCGTCGGGGTCGTCGGCCTTTTGGGCAACGTCGGCGTCGCGTTCGTCCTCGGCACCGTCGCGTTCTGGCTGCTCTCGCGGCGGTCGTAA
- a CDS encoding AIR synthase family protein, translating to MNRERPRKIDRAFFDRHIAPNLGADRDDVAVGPTHGVDFGVLDIGGQALVTATDPLSILPALGLERAARFALDLVLADVAVSGVAPSHLSICFTLPEGMTDDEFATVWETIHAECADLGVAVVTGHTARYTDVSHPWVGAATAMGVGEHDDIVRPDGARPGDRLLLTNGPAVESVGLLSALFGEQLDLPEGVIADAQDRLEEVFSVRDALTAAAAGPVRAMHDVTEGGLAGALTEMADGAGVRFAVDRAAVPLRPGVREVCDHLEFDPWAATSCGSLLIAVDPAGVGDVRAALEDRGTPVTEIGRVEATEAEDGEVLVDGTRLEHPTVDPSWDAYAALAEEATE from the coding sequence ATCAATCGTGAGCGACCTCGGAAAATCGATCGTGCGTTCTTCGACCGACACATCGCACCGAACCTCGGTGCCGACCGCGACGACGTCGCCGTCGGACCCACCCACGGCGTCGACTTCGGCGTCCTCGATATCGGCGGTCAGGCGCTGGTCACTGCCACCGACCCGCTGTCGATCCTCCCCGCACTGGGCCTCGAGCGAGCCGCACGCTTCGCCCTCGACCTCGTCCTCGCCGACGTGGCCGTCAGCGGCGTGGCCCCGTCGCATCTCTCGATTTGTTTCACGCTCCCCGAGGGGATGACCGACGATGAGTTCGCGACGGTCTGGGAGACGATCCACGCGGAGTGTGCGGATCTCGGGGTTGCGGTCGTGACGGGCCATACGGCCCGCTATACGGACGTCTCTCACCCGTGGGTCGGCGCTGCGACCGCGATGGGCGTCGGTGAGCACGACGATATCGTCCGCCCTGACGGTGCCCGTCCCGGCGACCGTCTCCTCCTGACGAACGGCCCCGCCGTCGAATCGGTCGGCCTCTTGAGCGCCCTCTTCGGCGAACAGCTCGATCTCCCGGAGGGCGTGATCGCGGACGCACAGGACCGACTCGAGGAGGTTTTTTCCGTCCGCGATGCACTCACCGCGGCCGCCGCGGGACCGGTACGAGCGATGCACGACGTGACCGAAGGCGGCCTCGCCGGCGCGTTAACCGAGATGGCCGACGGTGCAGGCGTTCGGTTCGCGGTCGACCGCGCGGCCGTCCCGCTGCGTCCCGGCGTCCGCGAGGTCTGTGATCATCTCGAGTTCGACCCCTGGGCGGCGACCAGTTGCGGCTCGCTCCTGATCGCGGTCGACCCTGCCGGCGTCGGTGACGTGCGCGCAGCACTCGAGGATCGAGGCACTCCGGTCACCGAAATCGGCCGCGTCGAAGCCACTGAGGCTGAGGATGGCGAGGTGCTCGTCGATGGAACCCGACTCGAGCATCCGACCGTCGATCCGTCGTGGGACGCATACGCTGCACTGGCGGAAGAAGCGACCGAGTAG
- the thiD gene encoding bifunctional hydroxymethylpyrimidine kinase/phosphomethylpyrimidine kinase: MRIPAPDSRPVALTIAGSDSGGGAGIQADLATMAAHGVFGTSAITAVTAQNTRGVESSFVLPIEELEAQLAAVTDDFAVGAAKTGMLATTDVIETVTEYAQAFDFPLVVDPVMVATSGDRLLEPEAERAYEDLLDQTTLATPNADEAEVLTDIAVTDEETAREAGEALLETGVDAVLVKGGHVPGETVRDTLVTDESVRTFEHPRVGTEATHGSGCTLGSAITARLAKGEPLETAVEGSTEFLARAVRYYYDVGKGHGAVNHMVPLRNEAARELTAEEVQAVVDRFVDADVSTLVPEVGMNVVGATPYAESVAETAAVEGRITRTLSGVQPNRGVRFGASSHVARFLLSAREFVPDLRFAVNCRFDADVEAALEALEWSIAEYDRDRQPDEIRETEDSTMGWGARQALEGRDEPPVAVIDRGEVGKEALVKIVASDPETLADRTLALDREVTE, translated from the coding sequence ATGCGAATACCAGCACCCGATAGCCGGCCTGTCGCACTGACGATCGCCGGCAGTGACTCCGGTGGCGGCGCGGGAATCCAAGCCGACCTCGCGACGATGGCCGCCCACGGCGTCTTCGGCACGTCGGCGATCACCGCCGTCACAGCCCAGAACACCCGCGGCGTCGAGTCCTCGTTCGTTCTCCCGATCGAGGAGCTCGAGGCCCAACTCGCGGCCGTCACGGACGACTTCGCGGTCGGTGCGGCGAAGACGGGAATGCTCGCGACAACCGACGTCATCGAGACTGTCACCGAGTACGCTCAGGCGTTCGACTTCCCGCTGGTCGTCGACCCCGTGATGGTCGCGACCTCGGGCGACCGGCTGCTCGAGCCCGAAGCGGAACGCGCCTACGAGGACCTGCTCGACCAGACGACGCTGGCAACGCCCAACGCCGACGAAGCCGAGGTGCTGACGGACATCGCCGTCACCGACGAGGAGACCGCCCGCGAGGCCGGTGAAGCACTCCTCGAGACGGGCGTCGACGCCGTCCTCGTCAAGGGTGGCCACGTCCCCGGCGAGACGGTTCGGGACACCCTCGTCACCGACGAAAGCGTCCGGACGTTCGAGCACCCACGGGTCGGCACCGAGGCGACCCACGGCTCGGGCTGTACGCTGGGATCGGCGATCACTGCCCGCCTCGCGAAGGGCGAACCGCTCGAAACGGCCGTCGAGGGCTCCACGGAGTTCCTCGCCCGCGCGGTCCGCTACTACTACGACGTCGGCAAGGGTCACGGCGCGGTCAATCACATGGTCCCGCTGCGAAACGAGGCCGCTAGGGAGTTGACGGCCGAAGAAGTCCAGGCGGTCGTCGACCGGTTCGTCGACGCCGACGTGTCGACGCTGGTCCCCGAAGTCGGGATGAACGTCGTCGGCGCGACGCCCTACGCCGAATCCGTCGCCGAAACCGCCGCCGTCGAGGGTCGAATCACGCGCACGCTCTCGGGCGTCCAGCCGAACCGCGGCGTTCGGTTCGGGGCCTCGAGTCACGTCGCCCGTTTCCTCTTATCGGCCCGAGAATTTGTCCCCGACCTCCGATTCGCCGTTAACTGCCGGTTCGACGCGGACGTCGAGGCGGCGCTCGAGGCTCTCGAATGGTCGATCGCGGAGTACGACCGCGACCGACAGCCGGACGAGATCAGGGAGACGGAAGACAGCACGATGGGCTGGGGAGCCCGGCAGGCCCTCGAGGGCCGCGACGAACCCCCCGTCGCCGTCATCGACCGCGGAGAGGTCGGGAAGGAAGCGCTCGTCAAAATCGTCGCGAGCGATCCTGAGACGCTCGCCGATCGAACGCTGGCCCTCGACCGAGAGGTAACCGAATGA